A single region of the Streptomyces sp. ITFR-16 genome encodes:
- a CDS encoding TIGR03619 family F420-dependent LLM class oxidoreductase has protein sequence MRIGFTLPQMGPVARQAHEAGRFAKEAEALGADSLWVGDRLLAPVEPTVGYGGGDSVPDTFRTVLDPFALMAVAATTTERAEIGANILQAPWYAPALLARSLTTIDLISGGRLLPGFGTGWSPEEYQAAGVPMKERGARLDEALDALEAWWTTDPVEFEGAYTRIPATYVGLKPVRRPRPPIYLAGFAPAAMRRVARRADGWLPVVQPGSGPFTPDAVNVPMAEVRRLAAEAGRDPSGLGMVLRVYPTTEATLDEVVGAITGAGRETDVDHCFVELMNIAHDVDHALELVRTVLDRAR, from the coding sequence ATGCGTATCGGATTCACCCTGCCCCAGATGGGCCCGGTGGCCCGCCAGGCCCACGAGGCCGGTCGCTTCGCGAAGGAGGCCGAGGCGCTGGGCGCGGACAGCCTCTGGGTCGGCGACCGGCTCCTGGCCCCGGTCGAGCCCACCGTCGGATACGGAGGCGGTGACAGCGTCCCGGACACCTTCCGGACCGTCCTCGACCCGTTCGCCCTGATGGCCGTGGCCGCCACCACCACGGAACGGGCCGAAATCGGGGCCAACATCCTCCAGGCCCCCTGGTACGCGCCCGCCCTGCTCGCCCGCTCGCTGACGACCATCGACCTCATCAGCGGGGGGCGTCTGCTGCCCGGCTTCGGCACCGGCTGGTCCCCCGAGGAGTACCAGGCGGCGGGCGTGCCGATGAAGGAGCGCGGCGCCCGGCTGGACGAGGCCCTGGACGCGCTGGAGGCCTGGTGGACCACCGATCCGGTCGAGTTCGAGGGCGCGTACACGCGGATCCCGGCCACCTATGTGGGCCTCAAGCCCGTCCGGCGTCCGCGTCCCCCCATCTATCTGGCGGGCTTCGCTCCGGCCGCGATGCGCCGTGTCGCCCGCAGGGCCGACGGCTGGCTCCCTGTCGTCCAGCCGGGCTCCGGTCCCTTCACCCCGGATGCCGTCAACGTTCCCATGGCGGAGGTCCGGCGGCTGGCGGCCGAGGCAGGCCGGGACCCGTCCGGACTCGGCATGGTCCTGCGGGTGTACCCGACCACGGAGGCGACCCTCGACGAGGTCGTGGGAGCGATCACGGGCGCCGGACGGGAGACCGATGTCGATCACTGCTTCGTGGAACTGATGAATATCGCACACGACGTCGACCACGCTCTTGAACTGGTCCGGACCGTGTTGGACAGGGCCAGGTGA
- a CDS encoding SDR family NAD(P)-dependent oxidoreductase: MPDQKVALITGAASGIGLAVATLLAEESTVVLLDRSEAVWAVAERIEAEGHRVLPLVADLGNHQQIDTAVGRMHELVGPCDILVNNAGIHPKRNGIVPGFEDLSLEEWDRVMRINLSAPFLLCQRAVAPMREKGWGRIINVASRAGRTYSDRAGTHYSASKAGLIGMTRKIAGDYARYGITANCVAPGQIETPLARTSDPQVLQNAAMTTPARRLGTAAEVASAIRYLASDQAGFVNGAVVDVNGGGFIGS; this comes from the coding sequence ATGCCGGACCAGAAAGTCGCATTGATCACCGGGGCCGCGAGCGGAATCGGACTGGCCGTCGCAACCCTCCTCGCAGAGGAGTCCACCGTCGTGCTGCTCGACCGGAGCGAGGCCGTTTGGGCGGTGGCGGAGCGGATCGAGGCCGAGGGCCACCGGGTACTCCCGCTCGTGGCGGACCTGGGGAACCACCAGCAGATCGACACCGCGGTCGGGCGCATGCATGAACTGGTGGGACCCTGCGACATCTTGGTGAACAACGCCGGGATCCACCCCAAACGGAACGGGATCGTCCCGGGTTTCGAGGATCTGTCCTTGGAGGAGTGGGACAGGGTGATGCGCATCAACCTGTCCGCACCTTTCCTGCTCTGCCAAAGAGCTGTCGCGCCGATGAGAGAGAAGGGCTGGGGCCGGATCATCAACGTGGCCTCGCGCGCCGGCCGTACCTACTCGGACCGGGCAGGCACGCACTACTCGGCTTCGAAGGCCGGGCTCATCGGTATGACCCGCAAGATCGCGGGCGACTACGCCCGGTACGGGATCACCGCCAACTGCGTGGCGCCTGGGCAGATCGAGACGCCGCTCGCCCGCACGTCCGACCCTCAAGTTCTCCAGAACGCCGCCATGACGACGCCGGCCCGTCGGCTGGGTACAGCGGCCGAGGTCGCCTCGGCGATCCGCTACCTGGCCTCGGACCAGGCGGGTTTCGTGAACGGCGCGGTGGTCGACGTGAACGGCGGCGGATTCATCGGGAGTTGA
- a CDS encoding FAD-dependent oxidoreductase has translation MGFTDSREFRTDVVVVGSGASGSGAALAALAEDATVTLLEKRPVGGGSAALSAGGFWTFEDRTKFDELARLGNREMQYKLHAHHHVAADFIRSLGVTIADRPIRSGNRFGVGYKLDITGLLAYAQKAVVEAGGQVLLETAAVGLVQERDRVAGVLARSADGTLTTIRAKSVVLASGGFQGNREMLARYMGQNADHLLVRSNPGSVGDGFRLAQSAGGAGTKGMSTFYGHLIAHPVTSFEPEEFRPLTQYHSAASVLVGMDGGRLADERVGDSVLSQVVLRAPGARGVLIFDDHVRRNEGTDEPFPGVGRVDRFERARSAGARTATADTLDAIIDQVAEWGVARDALRLTMQTYAEAVSSSSAQALGVPVAPDARAPQTAPFYAVEVQPAITFTFGGVRVSLDGEVLDPDGRPVPGLFAGGADVGGISHWAYAGGLAPCFITGMWAGKAAAHAHAIAERA, from the coding sequence ATGGGATTTACCGACAGCAGAGAGTTCAGGACCGATGTCGTCGTGGTGGGCAGTGGGGCATCCGGGAGCGGTGCGGCCCTGGCCGCGCTGGCGGAGGACGCCACGGTGACACTTCTGGAGAAGCGGCCGGTCGGCGGAGGTTCGGCGGCTTTGTCCGCGGGTGGCTTCTGGACATTCGAGGACCGAACGAAGTTCGACGAGCTGGCCCGGCTCGGCAATCGGGAGATGCAGTACAAGCTGCATGCTCACCACCATGTCGCGGCTGACTTCATCCGCTCGCTGGGCGTGACCATCGCGGACCGGCCGATCCGGTCCGGCAACAGGTTCGGGGTCGGGTACAAACTGGACATCACCGGGCTGCTGGCATACGCGCAGAAGGCCGTCGTCGAGGCCGGCGGGCAGGTTTTGCTGGAGACCGCCGCGGTCGGCCTCGTCCAGGAGCGCGACCGTGTCGCAGGCGTCCTCGCCAGGTCGGCGGACGGGACACTGACCACGATCCGGGCGAAGTCGGTCGTCCTCGCCTCCGGCGGGTTCCAGGGAAACCGGGAGATGCTGGCCCGCTATATGGGGCAGAACGCCGACCATCTGCTGGTCCGCTCGAACCCGGGCAGTGTGGGCGACGGCTTTCGCCTGGCGCAGTCCGCGGGCGGGGCGGGAACAAAGGGAATGTCCACCTTTTACGGCCATCTCATCGCCCACCCGGTCACATCGTTCGAGCCGGAGGAGTTCCGTCCTCTCACCCAGTACCACTCGGCGGCGTCGGTCCTGGTCGGGATGGACGGCGGGCGGCTCGCCGACGAGCGGGTCGGTGACTCGGTCCTGTCCCAGGTCGTGCTGCGCGCACCTGGTGCCCGCGGTGTGCTGATCTTCGATGACCACGTCCGCCGCAACGAGGGCACCGACGAGCCGTTCCCGGGTGTCGGCAGGGTGGACCGCTTCGAGCGCGCGCGGAGCGCCGGCGCACGGACGGCCACGGCGGACACGCTCGACGCGATCATCGACCAGGTGGCGGAGTGGGGTGTGGCCCGCGACGCGTTGCGGCTGACGATGCAGACGTACGCCGAAGCGGTGAGTTCCTCGTCGGCGCAGGCCCTCGGGGTGCCCGTCGCACCGGACGCGCGGGCACCGCAGACAGCGCCCTTCTACGCGGTGGAGGTCCAGCCGGCCATCACCTTCACCTTCGGCGGCGTGCGCGTTTCGCTCGACGGCGAGGTTCTCGACCCCGACGGGCGGCCGGTTCCCGGTCTCTTCGCCGGGGGAGCGGACGTGGGCGGTATTTCGCACTGGGCCTACGCCGGGGGTCTGGCCCCGTGTTTCATCACCGGCATGTGGGCGGGGAAGGCCGCGGCACATGCGCACGCCATCGCAGAGAGGGCATGA
- a CDS encoding SDR family NAD(P)-dependent oxidoreductase, whose product METSRLTVITGAAQGLGAAIAKGLAAPDRTLVLLDRSPAVKDVADALGAECRQAVGHEVDLGDGVAVTALTGFLTEEYGRCDILVNNAALSPKAPDGTRLDLADIPVEQWEQVLAVNLTAAFRLCAWALPLMKNQGWGRIVNMSSRAGRMYVPQAGAHYAATKAALIGFTRTVAGEGGPYGVTANCVAPGRIETPLTNGNPSGAAMGAAFVSQTPAARMGRPDEVSAAVEYLVSERAGFVTGAVIDVNGGVLG is encoded by the coding sequence ATGGAGACATCCAGGCTCACCGTCATCACCGGCGCCGCGCAGGGGCTCGGTGCCGCCATCGCGAAAGGACTCGCGGCCCCGGACAGAACGCTCGTCCTGCTCGACCGCTCCCCTGCGGTCAAGGATGTCGCGGACGCCCTTGGCGCGGAGTGCCGTCAGGCCGTGGGACACGAGGTCGACCTCGGCGACGGAGTGGCCGTCACCGCGTTGACCGGGTTCCTGACCGAGGAGTACGGACGCTGCGACATCCTCGTCAACAACGCGGCACTCAGCCCGAAGGCACCGGACGGCACCCGGCTCGACCTGGCGGACATCCCCGTGGAGCAGTGGGAGCAGGTGCTCGCGGTCAACCTCACTGCGGCGTTCCGGCTCTGCGCGTGGGCACTTCCGCTGATGAAGAACCAGGGCTGGGGGCGCATCGTCAACATGTCGTCACGGGCCGGCCGGATGTATGTTCCGCAGGCCGGAGCCCACTACGCCGCCACCAAGGCCGCGCTGATCGGCTTCACCCGGACCGTCGCGGGTGAAGGCGGACCGTACGGGGTCACCGCCAACTGTGTCGCCCCCGGCAGGATCGAGACACCGCTGACCAACGGCAACCCGTCCGGCGCGGCGATGGGGGCTGCCTTCGTGAGCCAGACCCCAGCGGCCCGGATGGGACGCCCGGACGAGGTGTCGGCCGCAGTCGAGTACCTGGTTTCGGAGCGTGCCGGATTCGTCACCGGGGCGGTGATCGACGTCAACGGTGGTGTCCTCGGCTGA
- a CDS encoding MFS transporter, whose amino-acid sequence MTILSSPTGGLDPGRRRMIRRATTAGGLGTLIEYFDFGIYAFVAVYIAPQFFPGDDPLVGLLLTFGVFASSYLVRPLGGWFFGRLGDRAGRRRALVLTVVTMGAASALIGFLPSYATLGATASVLLLLARMVQGFCAGGESAGAAAYIAETAPDGRRGFYASAMAMGSVGGFSAAAAVCGLASSLVSPDQMASWGWRIPFLAVVPLTLLCLAYRLKIEETPEFKAIPKSEIVRSPMREVITRHPVKVVQVFLLTVAMTGTGNVAVSYFGTYLIKNRGLGSEPVYWMIAIAIALAVLTYPMVGLLSDKLGRKRVIITGYAGFVVLAYPVLLILDKATNIVALGAAFTVFMLVHAWTIVPGYVFYAEMMPRNVRYTGTALGSNLAFIVTGFAPLVITRLIDSTHTITSLTWWFLGIMVVGLATITFVRETALKPLQAESDREGSQLRPAGDSLPG is encoded by the coding sequence ATGACGATTCTGAGCTCGCCGACAGGGGGTCTGGACCCCGGCAGACGGCGGATGATCCGCCGAGCGACCACGGCCGGCGGCCTGGGCACGCTCATCGAGTACTTCGACTTCGGGATCTACGCCTTCGTGGCGGTCTACATCGCCCCGCAGTTCTTCCCAGGCGACGACCCTCTAGTGGGCCTGCTGCTCACCTTCGGAGTCTTCGCCTCGTCGTATCTGGTCCGACCGCTCGGCGGCTGGTTCTTCGGACGGCTCGGCGACCGTGCGGGCCGACGGCGTGCTCTGGTCCTCACCGTCGTCACCATGGGCGCGGCCAGTGCGCTGATCGGCTTCCTCCCGAGTTACGCGACCCTGGGCGCCACCGCGAGCGTGCTCCTTCTGCTGGCTCGCATGGTCCAGGGGTTCTGCGCGGGCGGGGAATCCGCCGGTGCCGCCGCCTACATCGCCGAGACCGCACCCGACGGCCGCCGCGGCTTTTACGCCTCGGCCATGGCCATGGGCTCGGTCGGCGGCTTCTCCGCCGCCGCAGCCGTGTGCGGGCTGGCTTCCTCGCTCGTGTCACCCGACCAGATGGCCTCCTGGGGATGGCGCATTCCCTTCCTGGCTGTCGTGCCGCTGACGCTGCTCTGCCTCGCCTACCGGCTCAAGATCGAGGAGACACCCGAGTTCAAGGCGATTCCGAAGTCCGAGATCGTGCGCAGCCCAATGCGGGAAGTGATCACCAGACACCCCGTCAAGGTGGTGCAGGTCTTCCTGCTCACCGTCGCCATGACCGGCACCGGTAACGTCGCGGTCTCCTACTTCGGCACTTACCTGATCAAGAACCGCGGGCTGGGATCCGAGCCCGTCTACTGGATGATCGCCATCGCGATCGCCTTGGCCGTGCTCACGTACCCCATGGTCGGGCTGCTCAGTGACAAGCTGGGACGCAAGCGCGTCATCATCACCGGATACGCCGGTTTCGTGGTCCTGGCCTACCCGGTCCTCCTCATCCTCGACAAGGCGACGAACATCGTGGCACTGGGTGCGGCTTTCACGGTCTTCATGCTCGTCCACGCCTGGACGATCGTTCCGGGATACGTGTTCTACGCTGAGATGATGCCGCGCAACGTTCGGTACACGGGTACTGCGCTCGGGTCCAACCTGGCCTTCATCGTGACCGGCTTCGCCCCTCTCGTGATTACTCGGCTGATCGACTCCACCCACACGATCACGTCCCTGACCTGGTGGTTCCTGGGGATCATGGTGGTCGGTCTCGCCACGATCACGTTCGTCAGGGAGACCGCTCTCAAACCCCTCCAGGCAGAGAGCGACCGGGAGGGGTCCCAGCTCCGCCCCGCCGGCGACTCTCTGCCCGGGTGA
- a CDS encoding FAD-dependent monooxygenase, with the protein MVERVPVLIVGAGPVGLALAGDLGWRGVRSVLVERRDGSVFQPKMDMVGIRSMEFCRRWGIVDEVESAGYNRGYVQDNAWVADLNSFEFGREEFPAPRDEKCPPQSPQHRERCPQNFFDPVLTGFAGRSGLSDIRYRTELISFTDHGDGVTATLRSVEDGRTYEVEADYLVGADGGASTVRTALGIEMAGEGTLTYTTNAIFRCDNLERLHDKKPAYRYIFIGPEGTWATLVAINGRDQWRFSLIGDGEHREATEEELRQAIVRAVGHDFDFEILSILPWVRQQLVAESYRRGRVFIAGDAAHLTSPTGGFGMNTGLLDIVNLSWKLVACLQGWGGDVLLDSYEIEQRPVAERNVGEASDNLRRMLNPRLSRPDPVIFDPSDMSKAAVDARNQFGDEYTAMMSREWHSIGIHLGYLYEGSPVVVPDGTPAPELEVSRYVQTARPGSRAPHIWLDKAQTQSVLDEFGLGFVLLRFDDRAVTGPLESAAVAMSVPLRRVDINNPEAAELYERALVLVRPDGQVAWRGDAIEGAVDTLTQVAGRTAPASATSPVCA; encoded by the coding sequence ATGGTCGAGCGAGTGCCGGTGCTGATAGTCGGAGCCGGGCCGGTCGGGCTGGCCCTTGCCGGAGACCTCGGCTGGCGGGGGGTGCGCTCCGTCCTTGTCGAGCGTCGGGACGGGTCGGTCTTCCAGCCGAAGATGGACATGGTCGGCATCCGCAGCATGGAGTTCTGCCGCCGCTGGGGCATCGTCGACGAGGTCGAATCGGCCGGCTACAACCGCGGCTACGTCCAGGACAACGCCTGGGTGGCCGACCTGAACAGCTTCGAGTTCGGCCGGGAGGAGTTCCCGGCTCCCCGCGATGAAAAGTGCCCGCCGCAGAGCCCGCAACACCGTGAGCGGTGCCCGCAGAACTTCTTCGACCCGGTGCTGACCGGTTTCGCCGGACGCTCCGGACTCTCGGACATCCGCTACCGCACCGAACTCATCTCCTTCACCGACCACGGCGACGGCGTCACCGCGACTCTGCGTTCGGTCGAGGACGGTCGCACCTACGAGGTCGAAGCCGACTACCTGGTCGGCGCGGACGGAGGGGCCAGCACGGTGCGCACCGCCCTCGGCATCGAGATGGCCGGAGAGGGCACACTCACCTACACCACCAACGCCATTTTCCGCTGCGACAACCTGGAGCGGTTGCACGACAAGAAGCCCGCCTACCGCTACATCTTCATCGGGCCCGAAGGAACCTGGGCCACGCTCGTCGCCATCAACGGCCGCGACCAGTGGCGTTTCTCGCTCATCGGTGACGGTGAGCACCGTGAGGCGACCGAGGAGGAGCTGCGGCAGGCGATCGTCCGCGCGGTCGGACACGACTTCGACTTCGAGATCCTCTCCATCCTTCCGTGGGTGAGACAGCAGCTGGTCGCGGAGTCCTACCGGCGAGGGCGGGTCTTCATCGCCGGTGACGCCGCCCACCTGACCTCGCCGACCGGCGGGTTCGGAATGAACACCGGGCTGCTCGACATCGTCAACCTGTCCTGGAAGCTGGTCGCCTGCCTGCAGGGGTGGGGTGGCGATGTACTGCTGGACAGTTACGAGATCGAGCAGCGACCGGTCGCCGAGCGAAACGTGGGCGAGGCGAGCGACAACCTGCGCCGGATGCTGAACCCGCGGCTCTCCCGGCCGGACCCCGTGATCTTCGACCCTTCCGACATGAGCAAGGCGGCGGTCGACGCGCGGAACCAGTTCGGGGACGAGTACACGGCGATGATGAGCCGTGAATGGCACTCCATCGGCATCCATCTGGGCTACCTCTACGAGGGATCGCCCGTGGTGGTACCCGATGGCACGCCCGCCCCGGAACTTGAGGTCTCCCGCTACGTCCAGACCGCCCGGCCCGGCTCCAGGGCCCCGCACATCTGGCTCGACAAGGCACAGACCCAATCGGTCCTCGACGAGTTCGGCCTCGGCTTCGTACTGCTGCGGTTCGACGACCGCGCCGTGACCGGTCCGCTGGAGAGCGCGGCAGTCGCCATGTCCGTACCGCTTCGACGGGTAGACATCAACAACCCCGAAGCCGCCGAACTCTACGAACGCGCACTGGTCCTGGTCCGCCCGGACGGCCAGGTCGCCTGGCGCGGCGACGCAATCGAGGGCGCGGTAGACACCCTTACCCAGGTGGCCGGGCGAACTGCCCCGGCCTCGGCGACCTCGCCGGTCTGCGCATGA
- a CDS encoding GntR family transcriptional regulator, giving the protein MDESLPAATQPTAGTGNRRTKAQSAAFTPVRAKRGYEYIVEQVRDAIHSGRFKPGDQLPTEREMAEAFKVSRHGVREAIRGLESNGLVEVRLGVLGGIFVREGDPRTVTRALSDLASLGAFSSESLLEARILLSSDVLRLACERATKDDLQRLEDDIVVVENLVAEPGAERTSHLTEFYRLLAAATHNEVLVALTDSLAQIVHARLNRAAAPPNPDIGRIRRNILNYIRERDAEHAVEEITQHLTQLEHTLLAAEQSRRAQGGVGAR; this is encoded by the coding sequence ATGGATGAATCTCTCCCCGCCGCGACGCAGCCGACCGCCGGAACCGGTAACCGGCGCACGAAGGCCCAGAGCGCGGCCTTCACACCAGTACGCGCCAAGCGCGGATACGAGTACATCGTCGAGCAGGTCCGCGACGCGATCCATTCGGGCCGCTTCAAGCCGGGCGACCAGCTTCCGACGGAGAGGGAGATGGCCGAGGCCTTCAAGGTGAGCCGACACGGCGTGCGAGAGGCCATCCGGGGCCTCGAATCAAACGGACTCGTCGAGGTCCGCTTGGGCGTGCTCGGCGGCATCTTTGTCCGTGAGGGTGACCCGCGAACCGTCACGCGCGCGCTCAGCGACCTCGCGTCGCTTGGCGCCTTCTCCTCCGAGAGCCTCCTGGAGGCGCGCATCCTGCTGAGTTCGGATGTCCTGCGGCTGGCTTGCGAGCGGGCGACGAAGGATGATCTGCAGCGGCTGGAGGACGACATCGTGGTGGTCGAGAACCTTGTCGCCGAACCCGGCGCCGAGCGAACCTCACACCTCACCGAGTTCTACCGTCTGCTCGCGGCGGCGACCCATAACGAGGTGCTGGTCGCGCTCACCGATTCGCTCGCGCAGATCGTCCACGCCCGCCTCAACCGGGCCGCCGCTCCGCCGAATCCGGACATCGGCCGCATCCGGCGGAACATTCTGAACTACATCCGGGAGCGGGACGCCGAGCACGCCGTCGAAGAGATCACCCAGCACCTGACACAGCTGGAGCACACGCTGCTCGCCGCAGAGCAGAGCCGCAGGGCGCAGGGCGGGGTAGGGGCGAGGTGA
- a CDS encoding isocitrate lyase/phosphoenolpyruvate mutase family protein, translated as MGSSSRDAMRRLIASPTVTAVPGAANALTARLAVEVGFEAVYVTGAGVANTFLGAPDIGLVTLTELTAHVGAIREAVDVPLIVDADTGFGNAVGVRRTVRELERAGADAIQLEDQRSPKRCGHFAGKELVGADEMVQKVRAAVEAREDERLAIIARTDARANEGFAAALDRATAYREAGADVIFVEAPQTVEELRAIPEKLGGAQVVNLVEGGRTPLLPLDELNGFTIALFANAALQGAIKGTLAALEELHRTGSLVAASRHLTGWAERQRLVGKSFFDSLEERYAVRPPHVS; from the coding sequence ATGGGCAGTTCCAGCAGAGACGCGATGCGGCGACTGATCGCATCGCCCACGGTGACGGCGGTGCCGGGCGCGGCCAACGCCCTGACAGCGCGGCTCGCGGTGGAGGTCGGGTTCGAGGCGGTCTACGTGACGGGCGCGGGTGTCGCGAACACGTTCCTGGGCGCGCCCGACATCGGCTTGGTGACGCTGACCGAGCTGACCGCGCACGTAGGAGCGATCCGGGAGGCCGTCGATGTCCCGCTGATCGTCGACGCCGACACCGGCTTCGGCAACGCGGTGGGCGTCCGCCGGACGGTGCGGGAGCTGGAGCGGGCCGGTGCCGACGCGATCCAGCTGGAGGACCAGCGCTCGCCCAAGCGATGCGGCCACTTCGCCGGGAAGGAGCTCGTAGGGGCCGACGAGATGGTCCAGAAGGTGCGGGCCGCTGTCGAGGCCAGGGAGGACGAGCGGCTCGCGATCATCGCCCGTACCGATGCGCGGGCGAACGAAGGGTTCGCCGCCGCGCTGGACCGTGCGACCGCGTACCGAGAGGCCGGGGCGGACGTCATCTTCGTCGAGGCGCCGCAGACGGTCGAGGAGCTCCGGGCCATCCCCGAGAAGCTGGGCGGGGCCCAGGTGGTGAACCTGGTCGAGGGTGGCCGGACGCCGCTGTTGCCCCTCGACGAGTTGAATGGCTTCACCATCGCCCTGTTCGCCAACGCGGCACTCCAGGGTGCGATCAAGGGCACACTGGCCGCGTTGGAGGAGTTGCACCGCACTGGTTCGCTCGTGGCGGCCTCCCGGCACCTCACCGGCTGGGCGGAGCGTCAGCGCCTGGTGGGCAAGTCCTTCTTCGACTCCCTTGAAGAGCGCTACGCGGTCCGCCCCCCGCACGTCTCATGA
- a CDS encoding PrpF domain-containing protein, whose product MTSIKAVFVRGGTSKGLVFHERDLPLEQAEWDPVFLRAMGSPDPYGRQLDGMGGGVSSLSKVCVVRPSPRRDADVDYTFAQIQIGHAAVNYSGNCGNMASAVGPFAVDEGLVEAPSDGTAVVRMHNLNTGKTIRSAFAVRAGRSVREGSYRLQGVAGTGSPVRLDFLDPGGTVNGRLLPVGEAMTRITVGGVSMHVSMVDSANPVVFVRAAELGLRAVETPDELDAGAEVLLRLEEVRRTASVLMGIAADAVAAAKNPTTPFVAVVGPPAAFRTLGGDRTEEEDVDLSVRFLSNGQPHRALPLTGALCTAVAAQVPGSVVHESARHAGGDEIRLGSPSGPIEVAASVSGSLNTAEGMRADYATAFRTTRRLFSGYVEL is encoded by the coding sequence ATGACCTCGATCAAGGCCGTGTTCGTCCGGGGCGGGACGAGCAAGGGGCTGGTCTTCCACGAGAGGGACCTACCGCTGGAACAGGCGGAGTGGGACCCGGTCTTCCTACGGGCGATGGGCAGCCCCGACCCCTATGGCCGGCAGCTCGACGGCATGGGCGGCGGCGTCTCCTCGTTGTCGAAGGTCTGCGTCGTGCGCCCGTCGCCGCGCCGGGACGCCGACGTCGACTACACCTTCGCGCAGATCCAGATCGGCCATGCCGCCGTCAACTACTCGGGCAACTGCGGGAACATGGCTTCGGCCGTCGGCCCGTTCGCTGTTGACGAAGGTCTGGTTGAGGCCCCTTCGGACGGCACTGCGGTGGTCCGGATGCACAACCTGAACACGGGCAAGACGATCCGTTCCGCATTCGCCGTCCGGGCCGGGCGAAGTGTGCGGGAGGGGAGCTACCGGCTCCAGGGGGTGGCCGGCACCGGCAGCCCGGTCCGTCTGGACTTCCTGGATCCGGGTGGCACTGTCAACGGACGACTGCTGCCCGTGGGTGAGGCGATGACCCGCATCACGGTTGGCGGTGTTTCCATGCATGTGAGCATGGTTGACAGCGCCAATCCGGTGGTGTTCGTCCGCGCCGCGGAACTGGGCCTGCGGGCCGTGGAAACGCCCGACGAGCTGGATGCCGGTGCCGAGGTACTGCTGCGTCTGGAGGAGGTGAGGCGCACCGCGTCGGTGCTGATGGGCATCGCGGCCGACGCCGTGGCCGCCGCGAAGAACCCGACGACACCCTTCGTCGCTGTGGTGGGCCCCCCGGCAGCGTTCCGGACGCTGGGAGGGGACAGGACAGAGGAAGAGGATGTCGATCTGTCCGTACGGTTTCTGTCCAACGGGCAGCCGCACCGCGCGCTCCCGCTCACCGGAGCCCTGTGCACGGCCGTCGCGGCCCAAGTCCCCGGGTCGGTCGTCCACGAGAGTGCGCGCCACGCGGGGGGCGACGAGATTCGCCTGGGATCACCCTCCGGCCCGATCGAGGTCGCGGCCTCGGTATCCGGGTCGCTCAACACCGCCGAGGGAATGAGGGCCGACTACGCGACGGCTTTCAGGACGACGCGGCGGCTGTTTTCCGGGTACGTGGAACTCTGA
- a CDS encoding fumarylacetoacetate hydrolase family protein, with the protein MRLAVFDDHRLGVVEGDEIRDITGLVPAAFDQWPQQRMNWLIRNWAEIGPRLGDVDGPRVPLASVTLRAANPAPPQLFAIPANYRAHIGEIGDRSVTTGGRTAREAGFFLKAAGSLSGAGEPITLPAGSTRRFDHECELGVVIGRGGRNIPRERAFEHVFGYACLIDMTMRIERGKFEEDRSLRKSFRTFTPFGPFVVTADEIPDLDTLASRLLVNGEKRQGASLKDMIVSVGEAIELISSVVDIQPGDVIASGTPKGVAPVVPGDEVTIEIDSIGEMTLLVAEADPAPRPF; encoded by the coding sequence ATGAGACTCGCCGTCTTCGACGACCACCGGCTCGGCGTCGTCGAGGGGGACGAGATCCGGGACATCACCGGGCTCGTTCCGGCAGCGTTCGACCAGTGGCCACAGCAGCGGATGAACTGGCTGATCCGGAACTGGGCCGAGATCGGCCCGCGCCTCGGCGACGTGGACGGGCCGCGCGTACCCCTGGCCTCGGTCACCCTGCGCGCCGCCAACCCGGCGCCCCCGCAGCTCTTCGCGATCCCGGCCAACTACCGGGCGCACATCGGCGAGATCGGCGACCGCTCGGTGACTACCGGCGGCCGTACGGCTCGGGAGGCCGGCTTCTTCCTGAAGGCGGCGGGATCGCTGAGCGGAGCCGGTGAACCGATCACCCTGCCCGCAGGATCGACACGCCGGTTCGACCACGAGTGCGAGCTTGGGGTGGTCATAGGCCGAGGGGGTCGCAACATTCCGCGCGAGCGGGCCTTCGAGCATGTATTCGGCTATGCCTGCCTGATCGACATGACGATGCGGATCGAACGGGGGAAGTTCGAGGAGGACCGGTCACTGCGCAAGTCGTTCCGCACCTTCACCCCGTTCGGCCCGTTCGTGGTGACCGCCGATGAGATTCCCGATCTGGACACGCTGGCCTCGCGGCTGCTCGTCAACGGCGAGAAGCGGCAGGGCGCGAGCCTGAAGGACATGATCGTGTCCGTGGGTGAGGCGATCGAGCTGATCAGCTCGGTGGTGGACATCCAGCCCGGAGACGTCATCGCCAGCGGCACGCCGAAGGGTGTCGCTCCGGTTGTGCCCGGAGACGAGGTGACCATCGAGATCGACAGCATCGGAGAGATGACGCTGCTGGTCGCCGAGGCCGACCCCGCCCCGCGGCCGTTCTGA